The sequence ttctcttcctgcCAATCAAACTACCCAGGTGATTACCCAATTTCTCgatacctttcttctcatttACATCCTCAGCGCCACCTCGGTTAGGTTCTTTCTGTTCAACCCTTGGACCTCTTTCGCTCCTACCTGCTTTGAGATCTTTCTTGGCGCCTtttccatctctcttcttatCAAATTTGGCTTTCTTACTCTTGGGCGTAGAAGCAttcccaccttcatcatcactatcctCAGCAGCGATCACACctgatttcctcttctctcctacaCCAAATTCCCTCTTTCCGTTCCTATCCTTATCTCGAGATTCTCTAGGTCCATCTCGATGCGATGcaatcttctcaactcgTCTCCTCACAACCTAAGCGATACACAAAATCATAAACACTCCATCTATTTGTTCTACTGgaatgattgatgaaagaaaaactcacctgaacatTCTCAATACTAAATTCAATCAACAACGTTTTCCCACCTCTCATCCCGCCTTCTGAAcgatcatcaccttcactcaaACGCTGCtctatcctcttcaatctaccttccaactcatctacACTTTCACCCCCCTTGGAAGTCTTGCCTTCTCTGGCGCTCTTCAACTGTTGTTCAGTCTTATCTTTCagatctttcaattcctctttccaccaATCCCACATCAGTTTCCCTACTTGGGGATTATTATTGGCGAATCGAAGTACTTTCAAAGCATCTTTATGAGATCTCATTTCCAAGAATCCATATCCTTTCGATCGTCCTTGACCACTTAACGGATCGACTTTCTCGGTTTGTCTGACGATCTTCGATTGAATGACCGCCGTCTCCCTTTCTttgccttttccttttttaGATGTTTTACGAGCTTCGAGGGCAGCCGATAACGTTTCGTCCATCTCCTCTGTCCTACTtaatccttctctctcttctttggatACCTCCGCTTCGAACTCTCTCACTGCATATATAGCCAATCGTTTGAGCGTACGATCAGTGGCGAACAGTGGGAGTTGCCTAATGGATAGACGAGTCTTGGAGATGTACAATGAAGGGTTCGATCGAAGAAGGGTTTTTCGAGCGTTGAAAGACGCCTGTCGCTTCTCAACTTCTGCCTCGGGCAATGAAGCTGCCGCTGGGGAGTTGGGGAATATGACTGGTTacacaagtcagcttgatggtTCTTGTATTGGGTTTAGAAACAGACTTGAAgctcacctccttctctcataAGGTATGTATTCCTCTTATCACCCGCGTTCCTAGCTCTCTCACTATCCTCTTTCATCAGGCCAGCCTGTTCTCTAGTGACAGCTCGGGAAACTTCCAATGTTCTCCCATGGAGGACTAATCGACTAGCGAGCGAAGACGAGGGATCCGCGGTAAGTACTGAAGGAAGAGCAAAAGGATTTTTGGCTCCTCCACCAAGCTATCAAGTAATGAAATGTCAGCTCGAGAGAGTAACCTATGGGAGGAGAACGAAACATACGGGCATAGCGTTCGCACCTGTCTCCCTGGCGactttctcagcttctagAATTGCTGCATCGGCATGTTCGACTTTCCAGAAGCAAACAAATCCAGTTCCTCGCGATCGTCCAGTGGATTTATCAATGGTTATCCGGGCATATCGTAACGGACCAAATGACCGGAACCTGGCAGAACGTCACATCAGTACTATAAAGGAGGGAGACCAGATTTGTTATACTTACAAGGTATTTAGTTCTTGCTCGGTAGCTTCAAATGGTAAATTTCGAATGAATAACGTCGATCCGACATCGACAGATGGTAAAGCCGGTTTGACTggctcttcttcttcttcctcatcttcgtctgagCCAGCTTCTGACATATtaacatcctcatcgtcctccgcctcatcctcctcgctctcttcatcttcatcatcttcacttccaGACTCGTCGTCATCCGAATCCTCTTCGCttccagatccttcttcagaaCCAGACTCTGAACCAGATCCAGCAGGTTCATCACCTTGTTTTGCCTCGGCGCCATCCACTTTCCTGGCCTCTTCCCATTTCTCTTTACTCAAAGCAAAGTCCACCGCAACCTCTCTACCCTCTTTGCCCGATTTTGTCTTCAATTCTTTCCCATTAACACCTTCGATAGCTTTCTCAGCGTCTTTACGAGTGAGGAACCATACAAAGGCGAAACCTCTTGCTCggggtggtggaggtggtttgGAGGGATcggatgaaggtggaagtTTGGATGGAAGGGTTGGTAAGTCGATAGAGTGAATGGGACCATATGGTAAGAATGTTGCTCGCAGATCTTGGATCGTGGTCTGATCTCGAAGTTACAGAGATCAGCTAAAACACTTGCAAATTCTCACAAAAAGTCGAGTCAGACTTACGTCCCATGCGAGATTACGGATGATCAATCTACCAGCGTGACTTTGACTTTTACCTTCACCCCTTGCTGAGAGCTTttccaatctcttcttgagcACACAAGAGAGTAAAGAGCCCTTGTACGTGTGTCCATGTAATTTAGGTAATGCCTTGAGCGCTTCACCGTGAGAAGGGAAAATGATATTCGCTGTTATCACAACATTATTGTCAATTGGTATATCTTGTCATTCGTAGACTCAAAaaaatcaactcacctgtatcTTCTTTAGCAGCTTCGCTctcgccttcaccttcttcagcaaGTATAGGATATACAAGTTCCGCTTTACCATCGATCTTCCTGACTTTCTTCCATAAGACATTCTTGGTGATTCCTTCTGGTAAGCCAGAAAGTACCAGCGTCCTTATAGCATTTGGATCACcagatttctcttctccgGCTGCGATTCTAGGTTTGGTTTTGGGTCTCAAATCTTGATCAAGTGCAGCAGCTTTACGTTCTTTCAGTGGTGCCTAGAGTTTCAACGACCATAAGCTATACTACCAGCACAAAGGTGCGGGGGAATGATGAGCTTACTCTTTCTCCTGCTACTGATACTCTAATCTTTCTGTTCCCACCTCCAAATACACTCCCATTCAACTCTTGTACTGCTCTATCGGCATCTTCTTTCAAAGAGTATGTAACATATCCTACACCTTTTGATTTACCGGTATCTTTGTCGGTAGCTACAAAGCCGTGTCTTACTGGTCCAAGATATGAGAAATGAGTGAGCAGGTCGGTGGTGGTCGCTGTGTAAGGTAAAGAAGAGACGAAGACGGTCGTACTAATGGTTCGGATTGGACATTGTCAATGATCGTAAGAGGACGCGGTATCGATGGAAGCAGAACTCACTTGactctctctttcctgtCCTTCTTGGATCCGGAACCCTCAGACAATGGTATGAAGTCTTCTTCGGACATGATGTCTTGATCTTTACACGAAGCAGCGAAGAGTAAGTAGACTTGATCACTGCATGTGCTCCTTCAAACTTTCAACTCTTTGGATTTGTGTTTTTCTGAAATCTTGAAATCTTTCTGAGATCGCATCGGCGGTTCCGACGGAAACAATCCTCCCAAGCCTCCTTAAACGCCACATCATCTTGCATTTTGAGGTGGAATGATAAGGGATGATGGTTGAAAATAAGTTGGATGTCTTTGCTATTGCTCATGCAATCATCCCGGTGGTCatatatctctttctcactgcttcctctcatcatcggtttgtatcatccatcacactATTGAGCATGAACGCTACCAAATCGCTTCTCGCTCTCACATCGTCTTTCGCCCGAATGGCTGTCAGGCCGCAAGTCCCtctcgcttcttcctcacgATCGGTCATACCCCCTgtaggaagagagatgagaggtTTCGCTTCGTCTTCGAGATGTGAAGCTACCATCCAGCAGGGTGAGTAAATGCTCATTGATATCCAATCGAGTCAACGATCCGCTGACGAGTCGAACCTTTTGAATATTTATACCATGTGTATTGCTACATCACTATAATTCTCACCCGAACATCGTGTTTTCACTTCATTCTCGTCCGACCAACACCAGTCCTTCGAGGAGCACGTAAATCATCCAAACGAAAATCATCTGTCCCCCTACTAGATAACTGTTTCCAGAAAAAAGCAGTCTGCGCCAAAGTGTACACCACCAAACCTCGTAAACCCAATTCAGCTGTTCGTAAAGTCGCCAGAGTCAAGTTAAGTAATGGGTCAATGACTACCGCCTATATACCTGGCGAAGGACACAATTTACAGGAACATAGTGTCGTACTGgtcagaggtggtggagcgaAGGATTTACCTGGTGTTAGGGTATGTTCATCGTCTACTCACCCCCAATCCATTCTGCACATGGTCATCGTATGGATACTGATTAACTGGTATAAATGCGTAGTACAAGATAATCAGAGGTGCATTGGATCTGAATGGTGTAGCAGGTAGAATCTCGGCGAGGTCAAAATTCGGTGGTGAGTCTTTTGTTggatatctttcttccagTCGGTATCATGCTAATCAGTTTTATTCTTGTCTCTTCAACAGTCAAGAAACCTAAAAAATCATAGACATCTATCATTACCTTGATATATGGATACACATGCATAATGATACATATACAACTCTGTTCTATGTCATGAATACACAGCCGTTAcagattgattgatcatacAATTCATGAAGCTCCTAGGAGCTGTTTTCGATACACAAATTTCTTCGCTTTGTGTCCCCTCTCCTGACCTTCTCCCATGCCGTGACCATCTTTCCAGCATTCTTCGCAGTACAGATCGTCATCGCATCCGAGACAAATAAGGGTCGCGTCTTTGTTGCATATACCTGTGCACATGTCCATGAGGGGCAGGAGGTGATAACAGAGAGCAAGCGAGTGAGGTGGAAGCGGAGGGGCAACAAAAGGAGGTATGGAGGAGCAATGTCAGCGTTCATAACGACATGAGAATCCCCACACCCCAGTAGGTAGTGAAACTCACAACACCAACTATcggtatcatcatccctatTCATATCAAATCCAGGTAAACTCCAACCTTTCGGTACTGTGTTAGTCGGTGGACCTTGTTGAGTTTGTCCAGGTCTGATAGGAGAAGGCGATAATCCCATCAAAGCATTCAACCTTTTCTtcgtctcttcatctacctcttcgtcatcctccttcGGTACATGAGTAGGtaaagaagggaatgataATCCTTCCAGGCCTGGTATTGTATTCTGCTGTTGATCATTGTCTTCATTGGCTTTCTCATCAGCCTGATCATCTGCAGGATCGTGCAATCTGTCCAGACTAGCTTCCTCTAGCGCACGTATGAGGATCTGCTCTTCGGtttcttcctgatcttcctccccttcttcctcacttgcttcctctcccttctttctcctaATGGGAGGTATGTGCGATTTTGCATCTTCAAGAGCTTCTCTAGCATCTTTCGCGAGGGTATTGCCGGTCGACTGCTCACTGAGAATGTGACTGTGGGAAGGACCTGATATgaaagaagccaagaagTCTTCTACctatactcacatcattcaTATCAATCACATATTCCAATACGTCGAAATTGTTGTTGAACTCACATCTCTGTCCTCACTATCAGTATCACCCCGCCCATTCCTCACATCATTTCCTCTGAGATTAGCTATTCGTCTAGCCAGCTCGTCGTCCTCTCGTGCTCCGTCGTCTTCCATTCCGACAATCAGACCATC comes from Kwoniella mangroviensis CBS 8507 chromosome 2, whole genome shotgun sequence and encodes:
- a CDS encoding mitochondrial 37S ribosomal protein uS12m, whose protein sequence is MNATKSLLALTSSFARMAVRPQVPLASSSRSVIPPVGREMRGFASSSRCEATIQQVLRGARKSSKRKSSVPLLDNCFQKKAVCAKVYTTKPRKPNSAVRKVARVKLSNGSMTTAYIPGEGHNLQEHSVVLVRGGGAKDLPGVRYKIIRGALDLNGVAGRISARSKFGVKKPKKS